The following are from one region of the Pelagibius sp. CAU 1746 genome:
- a CDS encoding ABC transporter substrate-binding protein: protein MRSMKRRFAPSRRAVLGGMGAGMVTLALGPRAIAQGANLDFWWWGEQELPGLQSFVQKAVASFDGGNVSPLLQDTNAVITQFQTAAAAKEAPDIQYFWNGIYHMESVWLGYARPVSGLVADAVVEASSPTVLSRYEGQTYRVGWYPIPMVWYYNKKVFEEAGLDPEAPPATWPEFLAACEAIRGIGKMPFGGGIQDGYFGEWYLAHALVQNLDSPAEALGLFTGGLDFREPRYHEHWTRLAELRDGGFVNPSISSLELYPGIDLIVAGEVAMGPSIGTRLPADSAATKGGIGVMTMPVYGKGAMAGKPILDVQGLGISAGSEHPELAARFLEHLHAPEQLALFWEETGWLPSNTNFDASVIEDASVRDLWQRWGLSENIPHVANLTPGQFYEQAMVPIAQRILAGEIGGEEAGEIAAGVVKEWRAFNPDLLESYETWAKDLS, encoded by the coding sequence ATGCGAAGCATGAAGAGGAGATTCGCACCCAGCCGCCGCGCGGTGCTGGGTGGCATGGGCGCTGGCATGGTGACCCTGGCCTTGGGGCCGAGAGCAATCGCGCAAGGTGCAAATCTCGACTTCTGGTGGTGGGGCGAGCAGGAACTGCCGGGCCTGCAATCGTTCGTTCAAAAGGCCGTGGCCTCTTTTGACGGCGGCAACGTCTCTCCGCTCCTGCAAGACACGAACGCCGTTATCACGCAGTTCCAAACGGCGGCAGCCGCGAAAGAGGCGCCCGACATCCAGTACTTCTGGAACGGCATTTACCACATGGAGAGCGTCTGGCTCGGCTACGCGCGGCCTGTTTCGGGGCTTGTCGCCGATGCTGTGGTCGAAGCATCCTCGCCAACCGTGCTGTCGCGTTACGAGGGGCAGACCTACCGCGTCGGTTGGTATCCGATCCCCATGGTTTGGTATTACAATAAGAAGGTTTTCGAGGAAGCCGGCCTGGATCCCGAGGCGCCGCCCGCCACTTGGCCGGAATTCCTCGCTGCCTGCGAGGCCATTCGAGGCATCGGCAAAATGCCCTTTGGGGGCGGCATCCAAGATGGGTATTTTGGCGAGTGGTACTTGGCCCACGCGCTGGTTCAGAACCTGGACAGCCCGGCTGAGGCGCTGGGCCTCTTCACCGGCGGTCTCGATTTTCGGGAGCCGCGATATCATGAGCACTGGACACGGCTGGCCGAGCTGCGTGACGGAGGTTTCGTGAATCCGAGCATCTCCTCCCTGGAGCTGTATCCGGGCATCGACTTGATCGTCGCGGGTGAAGTGGCCATGGGGCCGTCGATCGGCACCCGGCTGCCGGCCGACAGCGCGGCGACGAAGGGCGGAATCGGCGTGATGACGATGCCGGTTTACGGCAAGGGTGCGATGGCGGGTAAGCCGATCCTCGACGTCCAGGGCCTCGGTATCTCCGCGGGGAGCGAACACCCCGAGCTCGCGGCGCGGTTCCTGGAGCATCTCCACGCGCCGGAGCAGCTTGCACTGTTTTGGGAGGAGACCGGCTGGCTGCCGTCCAACACCAACTTCGACGCTTCCGTTATCGAAGATGCCTCCGTCCGGGACCTCTGGCAGCGCTGGGGCTTGTCGGAGAACATTCCCCACGTGGCCAACCTTACGCCTGGCCAGTTCTACGAGCAGGCCATGGTGCCGATCGCGCAGCGTATCCTTGCGGGTGAGATCGGCGGCGAGGAGGCCGGAGAAATCGCAGCAGGCGTCGTGAAGGAGTGGCGGGCCTTCAATCCCGATCTTCTCGAATCCTATGAAACCTGGGCCAAAGACCTGAGCTGA